Proteins from a single region of Apium graveolens cultivar Ventura chromosome 7, ASM990537v1, whole genome shotgun sequence:
- the LOC141675156 gene encoding uncharacterized protein LOC141675156 isoform X1, giving the protein MEFLLRRDTNNIDLHKAWHLLSLLLTIGRPVRLPDLASRCTLFRASPEFVQFLCSIPKSPLLLTESGFVSISSVAYLDFVRFLSNLYNFSPPLPQFSVILSERSGALTDVAELSFQELLNLEGNVMFPELYGVMDDVTDLWFRDSGEFECLPGMKRRRLMNGEGYEGQIVLFEEVHGNRRTQESSSMTFDLGKCDQMKVTASSFIKSSAILLNCKLNNDVRETYIGMLVNRKEFGCVNSSQRKIDFPNNESAVQLSYVSQMKVIEDNKLNGEPSPLLSRIYCPLFRIDDKISTTYSRHKMDLDEPILAQVEECMDISLLEASNTLCACKTIAKPGEVERVTKIKEEEEIIGCGSCKLDAECNLDVGYLLDKPLNMYMPYEDDYNMNDISRGNEILPSREGEKTTHESQVNLQEDLHIVDKKQQLKSLAKLKKFPEDAHNRSLHIPIEFQARGKGKVTGSCLEEEKYKVYKRSLSKKQRLRQNYQEKRHAEDKREKYKEIRGKSVSTSLKNQVEPESLPAFDSFTAEEKEGSGGYGTVYKAKRKQDGLTFAIKCPHENANRHHIQNEIKMLERFGGRNFVIKYEGSFKYGNAHCLVLEHVEHDRPEVLKKETNVFQVQWYGYCLFKALATLHKQGVVHRDVKPGNFLFSCKANKGYLIDFNLAMDLHQKYGYTDKLTMSYDMGFNNVQLYHAKSLPPSKSGKPSSVKAMEATNQEAGKSYKSLALVKNMKKKTNQHERADLSTRNIVKSQGADGSGVTSAKDVTSTRLPSGEKMREPMPSQGRRELISLAQEAMQGPNHEVSRFPAFKRKRVAAQPEIVDKKLAYLTPMPLHSTGTAITGSGIVKGKGESKHKKEGPCAGTKGFRAPEVLLRSPYQGTKLDIWSAGVTLLYLITGRSPFVGEPDQNIKDIAKLRGSEVLWELARLHNRESSFPMELLDPKYLPSKNLLDWCGENTKKPDILQEIPMQFFDLINKCLTVNPRSRISAEEALQHEFFAPCHKELRKQRLSRQGLSLDSKTALVSCDSSGLLC; this is encoded by the exons ATGGAATTTCTACTCCGCAGAGACACAAACAACATCGATCTACACAAAGCGTGGCATCTCCTAAGTCTCCTACTCACAATCGGCCGTCCGGTGAGACTACCGGATCTCGCTTCCCGATGCACTTTGTTCCGAGCTTCACCGGAATTCGTTCAATTCCTTTGCTCAATTCCCAAATCCCCGCTGTTATTGACCGAGAGCGGCTTCGTATCGATCTCTTCGGTTGCGTATCTCGATTTTGTTCGGTTTTTGTCGAATTTATACAATTTTTCACCGCCCCTGCCTCAATTTAGTGTAATACTTTCGGAACGAAGTGGAGCGTTGACTGATGTGGCAGAATTAAGTTTTCAAGAACTTTTAAATTTAGAAG GAAATGTGATGTTTCCAGAACTATACGGAGTGATGGACGATGTCACTGATTTGTGGTTTCGAGATAGCGGAGAGTTTGAGTGTTTGCCTGGTATGAAGAGGAGAAGGCTTATGAATGGAGAAG GATATGAGGGTCAGATTGTGTTGTTTGAGGAG GTACATGGCAACAGGAGAACACAGGAAAGCTCATCCATGACATTTGATTTGGGAAAGTGTGATCAAATGAAGGTCACAGCAAGCTCATTTATTAAATCCAGTGCCATCCTCTTGAACTGCAAATTAAACAATGATGTACGGGAAACTTACATTGGCATGCTTGTGAACAGGAAAGAGTTTGGATGTGTAAATAGTTCACAGCGGAAAATTGATTTTCCGAACAATGAAAGTGCCGTGCAATTATCATATGTTAGTCAAATGAAAGTGATAGAGGATAATAAGCTTAATGGAGAGCCATCTCCACTGCTTAGTAGAATATATTGTCCACTTTTTCGGATTGATGATAAGATCAGCACCACCTATTCCAGGCATAAAATGGACTTGGATGAGCCTATTTTGGCACAGGTAGAGGAATGCATGGATATTTCTTTGTTGGAAGCTTCTAATACACTCTGTGCTTGTAAAACCATAGCCAAACCAGGAGAAGTTGAAAGAGTCACAAAAATTAAAGAAGAGGAAGAAATAATTGGTTGTGGTAGTTGTAAATTGGATGCGGAGTGTAATTTGGATGTGGGGTATCTGTTAGATAAACCACTTAATATGTACATGCCTTATGAAGATGACTACAACATGAATGATATCTCTAGGGGCAATGAAATTTTACCCTCTAGGGAAGGAGAGAAAACAACACATGAAAGTCAGGTCAATCTTCAAGAAGATTTACATATTGTTGATAAGAAACAGCAGTTGAAGTCCTTGGCAAAATTAAAGAAGTTTCCGGAAGATGCACATAATCGTAGTTTGCACATTCCCATTGAGTTTCAGGCAAGGGGTAAGGGAAAGGTTACAGGTAGTTGCTTAGAGGAGGAAAAATATAAAGTATATAAAAGATCGCTCTCGAAGAAGCAAAGATTAAGGCAGAATTATCAAGAGAAGAGACATGCTGAAGATAAAAGAGAAAAATATAAAGAAATCAGAGGAAAATCTGTCTCCACATCTCTTAAG AATCAGGTGGAACCTGAATCACTTCCTGCTTTTGACTCTTTTACTGCAGAAGAGAAAGAAGGTTCAG GTGGTTATGGTACAGTTTATAAGGCAAAGAGAAAGCAAGATGGACTGACATTTGCTATAAAAT GTCCTCATGAAAATGCCAACCGACACCATATTCaaaatgaaataaaaatgttAGAGCGGTTTGG GGGTAGGAACTTTGTGATTAAATATGAAGGTTCTTTCAAGTATGGGAATGCTCACTGTCTTGTCCTAGAGCATGTTGAGCATGATAGACCCGAG GTCCTAAAGAAAGAAACAAATGTCTTTCAAGTCCAATGGTATGGGTATTGTCTTTTTAAAGCTCTTGCTACTCTACACAAGCAG GGTGTAGTTCATAGAGATGTTAAGCCTGGAAACTTCCTGTTTTCCTGTAAAGCTAATAAAGGATATTTGATAGATTTCAATTTGGCAATG GATCTCCATCAGAAATATGGATACACCG ATAAATTAACTATGAGCTACGATATGGGCTTCAATAATGTTCAACTTTACCATGCGAAATCTCTTCCTCCTTCGAAAAGTGGAAAGCCTTCAAGTGTtaaagctatggaagcaaccaATCAAGAGGCAGGAAAAAGTTACAAGTCATTGGCATTGGTCAAAAACATGAAGAAGAAGACTAACCAGCATGAAAGGGCTGACTTGAGTACTAGGAATATTGTAAAGAGTCAAGGTGCTGATGGCTCTGGTGTAACCTCTGCCAAAGATGTGACAAGCACCAGACTTCCTTCAGGAGAGAAGATGAGGGAACCCATGCCAAGCCAAGGCAGAAGGGAGTTAATCAGCTTGGCACAAGAAGCAATGCAGGGTCCAAATCATGAAGTTTCAAGATTTCCTGCTTTCAAGAGAAAAAGGGTTGCTGCCCAGCCTGAAATTGTGGATAAAAAACTTGCTTATCTCACTCCAATGCCATTGCACTCAACAGGAACTGCTATTACAGGTTCTGGAATAGTGAAGGGAAAAG GAGAAAGTAAGCATAAAAAAGAAGGTCCCTGTGCTGGAACCAAAGGTTTCAGGGCTCCGGAG GTATTGCTCAGATCTCCTTATCAAGGCACTAAGTTAGATATCTGGTCTGCTGGTGTAACACTGCTCTATCTAATCACTGGAAGATCACCATTTGTCGGTGAACCTGACCA GAACATTAAGGACATTGCTAAATTGAGGGGCAGTGAAGTTCTGTGGGAACTTGCAAGGTTGCACAATCGTGAATCATCGTTTCCAATG GAGCTTTTAGATCCGAAGTACTTGCCATCAAAAAATCTGCTAGATTGGTGTGGAGAAAACACAAAAAAACCAGATATTTTACAGGAAATCCCAATGCAATTTTTTGACCTTATCAACAAATGTTTGACAGTAAACCCAAGATCAAGAATAAGTGCAGAGGAAGCTCTTCAGCATGAGTTTTTTGCACCATGCCACAAGGAACTCAGGAAGCAGAGGCTGTCAAGGCAGGGGCTCAGCCTGGATTCGAAAACTGCTCTTGTGTCCTGTGACTCGTCAGGTTTACTGTGCTGA
- the LOC141674242 gene encoding vesicle-associated protein 2-1-like isoform X1, whose protein sequence is MPGVTNQFVTINPDELRFQFELEKQVFCDLKVANTTDQHVAFKVKTTSPKKYFVRPNTGVIQPWDSCMIRVTLQAQKEYPPDMQSKDKFLLQSTNVSQQTDIDELPPDTFSKESGKVVEDCKLRVVYVFPQPGSTHGEDGLKQSSDSSNMHGSATNDDNRALQRLRDERDAAVRQTQQLQRDVERIKKQRSRKNEMVFSFKFSLYVALFGILAGFLLNVWLSSPKITPKNASWSSPPTPTPPTDTSLSSPPTPAPPTDAPPTPTPPIDASLSSPPTPTPPTDASLSSPPTPTPPSDESDKSLSTPTDEANESSSSPPTQTPLTGESDDSSSSLPTITTPTDASSMPPATTSPTDSEPSTPPME, encoded by the exons ATGCCTGGCGTTACTAACCAGTTCGTCACTATTAATCCTGACGAGCTCAGATTTCAAT TTGAGCTGGAGAAACAAGTCTTTTGTGATCTCAAAGTTGCAAACACAACAGACCAACATGTGGCCTTCAAG GTCAAGACAACTTCTCCGAAGAAATACTTTGTGCGACCAAACACTGGTGTTATACAGCCTTGGGACTCATGTATGATACGAG TAACCCTTCAAGCTCAAAAAGAATACCCTCCAGATATGCAGTCTAAAGATAAGTTTCTCCTGCAAAGCACCAACGTGTCACAACAGACTGATATTGATGAGCTTCCGCCAGATACT TTTAGTAAAGAGAGCGGAAAAGTTGTAGAAGATTGCAAGCTTAGGGTTGTGTACGTCTTTCCTCAACCGGGCTCAACACATGGAGAAGATGGTCTCAAACAAAGTTCCGATTCCAGCAAT ATGCACGGCTCTGCAACCAATGATGAT AATCGGGCTTTGCAGCGCCTCAGAGATGAAAGGGATGCAGCTGTCCGACAAACACAACAGCTTCAACGGGATGTG GAAAGGATTAAGAAGCAAAGAAGTAGAAAAAATGAGATGGTCTTTTCTTTCAAATTTTCACTTTATGTAGCACTCTTTGGAATTTTGGCTGGCTTTTTATTGAACGTTTGGTTGTCCTCTCCAAAAATAACTCCTAAAAATGCCTCGTGGTCCTCGCCTCCAACTCCAACGCCTCCTACAGATACCTCATTGTCCTCGCCTCCAACTCCGGCACCTCCTACAGATGCGCCTCCAACTCCCACACCTCCTATAGATGCCTCGTTGTCCTCGCCTCCAACTCCAACACCTCCTACAGATGCCTCGTTGTCCTCGCCTCCAACGCCAACACCTCCTTCAGATGAGTCGGATAAGTCGTTGTCAACTCCAACAGATGAGGCAAATGAGTCATCGTCCTCGCCTCCAACTCAAACACCTCTTACAGGTGAGTCGGATGACTCGTCGTCCTCGCTTCCAACTATAACAACTCCTACAGATGCATCCTCCATGCCTCCAGCTACAACATCTCCTACAGATTCGGAACCCTCTACCCCTCCAATGGAATAA
- the LOC141674242 gene encoding vesicle-associated protein 2-1-like isoform X2, whose amino-acid sequence MTANLTHHKCVQSSQFFSPVELEKQVFCDLKVANTTDQHVAFKVKTTSPKKYFVRPNTGVIQPWDSCMIRVTLQAQKEYPPDMQSKDKFLLQSTNVSQQTDIDELPPDTFSKESGKVVEDCKLRVVYVFPQPGSTHGEDGLKQSSDSSNMHGSATNDDNRALQRLRDERDAAVRQTQQLQRDVERIKKQRSRKNEMVFSFKFSLYVALFGILAGFLLNVWLSSPKITPKNASWSSPPTPTPPTDTSLSSPPTPAPPTDAPPTPTPPIDASLSSPPTPTPPTDASLSSPPTPTPPSDESDKSLSTPTDEANESSSSPPTQTPLTGESDDSSSSLPTITTPTDASSMPPATTSPTDSEPSTPPME is encoded by the exons ATGACCGCCAATTTAACACACCACAAATGTGTCCAAAGCTCCCAATTTTTCTCGCCAG TTGAGCTGGAGAAACAAGTCTTTTGTGATCTCAAAGTTGCAAACACAACAGACCAACATGTGGCCTTCAAG GTCAAGACAACTTCTCCGAAGAAATACTTTGTGCGACCAAACACTGGTGTTATACAGCCTTGGGACTCATGTATGATACGAG TAACCCTTCAAGCTCAAAAAGAATACCCTCCAGATATGCAGTCTAAAGATAAGTTTCTCCTGCAAAGCACCAACGTGTCACAACAGACTGATATTGATGAGCTTCCGCCAGATACT TTTAGTAAAGAGAGCGGAAAAGTTGTAGAAGATTGCAAGCTTAGGGTTGTGTACGTCTTTCCTCAACCGGGCTCAACACATGGAGAAGATGGTCTCAAACAAAGTTCCGATTCCAGCAAT ATGCACGGCTCTGCAACCAATGATGAT AATCGGGCTTTGCAGCGCCTCAGAGATGAAAGGGATGCAGCTGTCCGACAAACACAACAGCTTCAACGGGATGTG GAAAGGATTAAGAAGCAAAGAAGTAGAAAAAATGAGATGGTCTTTTCTTTCAAATTTTCACTTTATGTAGCACTCTTTGGAATTTTGGCTGGCTTTTTATTGAACGTTTGGTTGTCCTCTCCAAAAATAACTCCTAAAAATGCCTCGTGGTCCTCGCCTCCAACTCCAACGCCTCCTACAGATACCTCATTGTCCTCGCCTCCAACTCCGGCACCTCCTACAGATGCGCCTCCAACTCCCACACCTCCTATAGATGCCTCGTTGTCCTCGCCTCCAACTCCAACACCTCCTACAGATGCCTCGTTGTCCTCGCCTCCAACGCCAACACCTCCTTCAGATGAGTCGGATAAGTCGTTGTCAACTCCAACAGATGAGGCAAATGAGTCATCGTCCTCGCCTCCAACTCAAACACCTCTTACAGGTGAGTCGGATGACTCGTCGTCCTCGCTTCCAACTATAACAACTCCTACAGATGCATCCTCCATGCCTCCAGCTACAACATCTCCTACAGATTCGGAACCCTCTACCCCTCCAATGGAATAA
- the LOC141670400 gene encoding putative glycerol-3-phosphate transporter 4, translated as MMRDPPGIVLVRSFRSRDWSVHTYRYVVLLVTFIAYTSYHASRKPSSIVKSVLNSNNVESGGRNAYPWPVGDVFSVRELGNVGEDKGWAPFDGEDGTSKLGEIDVAFLACYSIGMYVAGHLGDTLDLRLFLTGGMTGSGIFVGLFGMGYFWNVHAFWFYLVMQMVAGLFQATGWPSVVAVIGNWFGKRKRGLIMGIWNAHTSVGNISGSLLAASVLEYGWGWSFIVPGAFIVVGGIIVYLFLAAYPEDVGFQFLNGSGDTETTVPTDVEALQNEQPKETKEDGRVLQSASGNRRSIKLIEACMIPGVIPFALCLFFSKLVAYTFLYWLPFYLSRTAIGGEYMSVKSAGNLSTLFDVGGIVGGILAGYISDKLKARATTAATFMYAAIPSMILYHIYGNASKTTNILLMMTTGLFVNGPYALITTAVSADLGTHSSVRGNSRALATVTAIIDGTGSLGAALGPLLTGFLSTKGWAFVFGMLSLGALIAGLLLSRLVIAEIAERAHKPAVSGQHNPRADASQPLIHDQRQQH; from the exons ATGATGAGGGACCCACCTGGAATTGTACTTGTAAGAAGCTTTAGAAGTAGGGATTGGAGTGTACATACTTATAGATATGTTGTTTTGTTAGTTACATTTATAGCTTATACTTCTTATCATGCTTCAAGAAAACCTAGTAGTATTGTCAAGAGTGTTTTGAATTCGAATAATGTGGAGAGTGGGGGTAGGAATGCGTATCCGTGGCCTGTTGGGGATGTTTTTAGTGTGAGGGAATTGGGGAATGTGGGTGAGGATAAGGGCTGGGCTCCGTTTGATGGCGAAGATGGTACGTCGAAGTTGGGGGAAATTGATGTTGCGTTTCTTGCTTGTTATTCGATTGGAATGTATGTTGCGGGACATTTAGGGGATACGTTGGATTTACGGTTGTTTTTGACTGGTGGGATGACTGGAAGTGGGATATTTGTGGGGCTTTTTGGGATGGGTTATTTTTGGAATGTTCACGCTTTTTGGTTTTATTTGGTTATGCAAATGGTTGCGGGGTTGTTTCAAGCAACGGGATGGCCTTCGGTTGTGGCGGTTATTGGGAATTGGTTTGGGAAAAGAAAGAGAGGGTTAATAATGGGTATTTGGAATGCTCATACATCTGTTGGGAATATTAGTGGTTCATTGCTTGCTGCGAGTGTTTTGGAGTATGGATGGGGTTGGTCGTTTATTGTTCCTGGCGCTTTTATTGTTGTTGGAGGAATAATTGTCTACTTGTTCCTGGCTGCCTATCCTGAAGATGTTGGTTTTCAGTTCCTAAATGGTTCAGGTGACACCGAGACAACAGTCCCTACTGATGTAGAAGCTCTACAGAATGAGCAGCCTAAGGAGACCAAAGAGGATGGTAGGGTCCTGCAGTCTGCTTCAGGAAATAGAAGAAGCATAAAACTTATTGAAGCTTGTATGATACCCGGAGTTATACCATTTGCATTATGCTTATTCTTCTCAAAGCTGGTGGCGTACACGTTTCTCTACTGGCTACCATTTTATCTGAGTCGTACAG CTATTGGTGGAGAGTATATGTCGGTGAAATCTGCTGGAAATCTTTCTACATTGTTTGATGTAGGTGGTATTGTTGGTGGAATTTTAGCTGGTTACATATCGGATAAATTAAAGGCACGCGCTACGACAGCAGCAACCTTCATGTATGCAGCGATTCCTTCGATGATACTGTACCACATTTATGGGAATGCATCAAAAACTACGAACATTTTACTCATGATGACTACTGGTTTATTTGTGAATGGGCCCTATGCACTTATAACAACTGCAGTTTCTGCCGATCTTGGTACACATAGCTCTGTCAGAGGTAATTCTCGAGCTCTGGCAACAGTCACAGCAATCATTGATGGTACTGGATCACTTGGTGCTGCTTTGGGTCCACTTCTGACAGGGTTTTTATCAACCAAAGGGTGGGCTTTTGTTTTTGGGATGTTGAGTCTGGGTGCTCTTATTGCTGGTCTCCTCTTATCTCGTTTGGTCATAGCTGAAATCGCAGAAAGAGCACACAAACCTGCGGTTTCTGGGCAACATAATCCCCGAG
- the LOC141675156 gene encoding uncharacterized protein LOC141675156 isoform X2 — protein sequence MEFLLRRDTNNIDLHKAWHLLSLLLTIGRPVRLPDLASRCTLFRASPEFVQFLCSIPKSPLLLTESGFVSISSVAYLDFVRFLSNLYNFSPPLPQFSVILSERSGALTDVAELSFQELLNLEGNVMFPELYGVMDDVTDLWFRDSGEFECLPGMKRRRLMNGEGYEGQIVLFEEVHGNRRTQESSSMTFDLGKCDQMKVTASSFIKSSAILLNCKLNNDVRETYIGMLVNRKEFGCVNSSQRKIDFPNNESAVQLSYVSQMKVIEDNKLNGEPSPLLSRIYCPLFRIDDKISTTYSRHKMDLDEPILAQVEECMDISLLEASNTLCACKTIAKPGEVERVTKIKEEEEIIGCGSCKLDAECNLDVGYLLDKPLNMYMPYEDDYNMNDISRGNEILPSREGEKTTHESQVNLQEDLHIVDKKQQLKSLAKLKKFPEDAHNRSLHIPIEFQARGKGKVTGSCLEEEKYKVYKRSLSKKQRLRQNYQEKRHAEDKREKYKEIRGKSVSTSLKNQVEPESLPAFDSFTAEEKEGSGGYGTVYKAKRKQDGLTFAIKCPHENANRHHIQNEIKMLERFGGRNFVIKYEGSFKYGNAHCLVLEHVEHDRPEVLKKETNVFQVQWYGYCLFKALATLHKQGVVHRDVKPGNFLFSCKANKGYLIDFNLAMDLHQKYGYTDKLTMSYDMGFNNVQLYHAKSLPPSKSGKPSSVKAMEATNQEAGKSYKSLALVKNMKKKTNQHERADLSTRNIVKSQGADGSGVTSAKDVTSTRLPSGEKMREPMPSQGRRELISLAQEAMQGPNHEVSRFPAFKRKRVAAQPEIVDKKLAYLTPMPLHSTGTAITGESKHKKEGPCAGTKGFRAPEVLLRSPYQGTKLDIWSAGVTLLYLITGRSPFVGEPDQNIKDIAKLRGSEVLWELARLHNRESSFPMELLDPKYLPSKNLLDWCGENTKKPDILQEIPMQFFDLINKCLTVNPRSRISAEEALQHEFFAPCHKELRKQRLSRQGLSLDSKTALVSCDSSGLLC from the exons ATGGAATTTCTACTCCGCAGAGACACAAACAACATCGATCTACACAAAGCGTGGCATCTCCTAAGTCTCCTACTCACAATCGGCCGTCCGGTGAGACTACCGGATCTCGCTTCCCGATGCACTTTGTTCCGAGCTTCACCGGAATTCGTTCAATTCCTTTGCTCAATTCCCAAATCCCCGCTGTTATTGACCGAGAGCGGCTTCGTATCGATCTCTTCGGTTGCGTATCTCGATTTTGTTCGGTTTTTGTCGAATTTATACAATTTTTCACCGCCCCTGCCTCAATTTAGTGTAATACTTTCGGAACGAAGTGGAGCGTTGACTGATGTGGCAGAATTAAGTTTTCAAGAACTTTTAAATTTAGAAG GAAATGTGATGTTTCCAGAACTATACGGAGTGATGGACGATGTCACTGATTTGTGGTTTCGAGATAGCGGAGAGTTTGAGTGTTTGCCTGGTATGAAGAGGAGAAGGCTTATGAATGGAGAAG GATATGAGGGTCAGATTGTGTTGTTTGAGGAG GTACATGGCAACAGGAGAACACAGGAAAGCTCATCCATGACATTTGATTTGGGAAAGTGTGATCAAATGAAGGTCACAGCAAGCTCATTTATTAAATCCAGTGCCATCCTCTTGAACTGCAAATTAAACAATGATGTACGGGAAACTTACATTGGCATGCTTGTGAACAGGAAAGAGTTTGGATGTGTAAATAGTTCACAGCGGAAAATTGATTTTCCGAACAATGAAAGTGCCGTGCAATTATCATATGTTAGTCAAATGAAAGTGATAGAGGATAATAAGCTTAATGGAGAGCCATCTCCACTGCTTAGTAGAATATATTGTCCACTTTTTCGGATTGATGATAAGATCAGCACCACCTATTCCAGGCATAAAATGGACTTGGATGAGCCTATTTTGGCACAGGTAGAGGAATGCATGGATATTTCTTTGTTGGAAGCTTCTAATACACTCTGTGCTTGTAAAACCATAGCCAAACCAGGAGAAGTTGAAAGAGTCACAAAAATTAAAGAAGAGGAAGAAATAATTGGTTGTGGTAGTTGTAAATTGGATGCGGAGTGTAATTTGGATGTGGGGTATCTGTTAGATAAACCACTTAATATGTACATGCCTTATGAAGATGACTACAACATGAATGATATCTCTAGGGGCAATGAAATTTTACCCTCTAGGGAAGGAGAGAAAACAACACATGAAAGTCAGGTCAATCTTCAAGAAGATTTACATATTGTTGATAAGAAACAGCAGTTGAAGTCCTTGGCAAAATTAAAGAAGTTTCCGGAAGATGCACATAATCGTAGTTTGCACATTCCCATTGAGTTTCAGGCAAGGGGTAAGGGAAAGGTTACAGGTAGTTGCTTAGAGGAGGAAAAATATAAAGTATATAAAAGATCGCTCTCGAAGAAGCAAAGATTAAGGCAGAATTATCAAGAGAAGAGACATGCTGAAGATAAAAGAGAAAAATATAAAGAAATCAGAGGAAAATCTGTCTCCACATCTCTTAAG AATCAGGTGGAACCTGAATCACTTCCTGCTTTTGACTCTTTTACTGCAGAAGAGAAAGAAGGTTCAG GTGGTTATGGTACAGTTTATAAGGCAAAGAGAAAGCAAGATGGACTGACATTTGCTATAAAAT GTCCTCATGAAAATGCCAACCGACACCATATTCaaaatgaaataaaaatgttAGAGCGGTTTGG GGGTAGGAACTTTGTGATTAAATATGAAGGTTCTTTCAAGTATGGGAATGCTCACTGTCTTGTCCTAGAGCATGTTGAGCATGATAGACCCGAG GTCCTAAAGAAAGAAACAAATGTCTTTCAAGTCCAATGGTATGGGTATTGTCTTTTTAAAGCTCTTGCTACTCTACACAAGCAG GGTGTAGTTCATAGAGATGTTAAGCCTGGAAACTTCCTGTTTTCCTGTAAAGCTAATAAAGGATATTTGATAGATTTCAATTTGGCAATG GATCTCCATCAGAAATATGGATACACCG ATAAATTAACTATGAGCTACGATATGGGCTTCAATAATGTTCAACTTTACCATGCGAAATCTCTTCCTCCTTCGAAAAGTGGAAAGCCTTCAAGTGTtaaagctatggaagcaaccaATCAAGAGGCAGGAAAAAGTTACAAGTCATTGGCATTGGTCAAAAACATGAAGAAGAAGACTAACCAGCATGAAAGGGCTGACTTGAGTACTAGGAATATTGTAAAGAGTCAAGGTGCTGATGGCTCTGGTGTAACCTCTGCCAAAGATGTGACAAGCACCAGACTTCCTTCAGGAGAGAAGATGAGGGAACCCATGCCAAGCCAAGGCAGAAGGGAGTTAATCAGCTTGGCACAAGAAGCAATGCAGGGTCCAAATCATGAAGTTTCAAGATTTCCTGCTTTCAAGAGAAAAAGGGTTGCTGCCCAGCCTGAAATTGTGGATAAAAAACTTGCTTATCTCACTCCAATGCCATTGCACTCAACAGGAACTGCTATTACAG GAGAAAGTAAGCATAAAAAAGAAGGTCCCTGTGCTGGAACCAAAGGTTTCAGGGCTCCGGAG GTATTGCTCAGATCTCCTTATCAAGGCACTAAGTTAGATATCTGGTCTGCTGGTGTAACACTGCTCTATCTAATCACTGGAAGATCACCATTTGTCGGTGAACCTGACCA GAACATTAAGGACATTGCTAAATTGAGGGGCAGTGAAGTTCTGTGGGAACTTGCAAGGTTGCACAATCGTGAATCATCGTTTCCAATG GAGCTTTTAGATCCGAAGTACTTGCCATCAAAAAATCTGCTAGATTGGTGTGGAGAAAACACAAAAAAACCAGATATTTTACAGGAAATCCCAATGCAATTTTTTGACCTTATCAACAAATGTTTGACAGTAAACCCAAGATCAAGAATAAGTGCAGAGGAAGCTCTTCAGCATGAGTTTTTTGCACCATGCCACAAGGAACTCAGGAAGCAGAGGCTGTCAAGGCAGGGGCTCAGCCTGGATTCGAAAACTGCTCTTGTGTCCTGTGACTCGTCAGGTTTACTGTGCTGA